From a region of the Erythrobacter neustonensis genome:
- a CDS encoding nuclear transport factor 2 family protein, which yields MSLRLEDREAIRDILAAYAHAIDRRQWAMMARLFHPEATFRFGVIEGDWRGFVEQARGVIDPCLATQHQVGQTLFGFDGPDTCHTETYMTAMHTIPPGYPLTAVFPDKGLIYSAIVAGRYVDRFERRGGEWRIAQRTGLYDWREFRLAEGADLSDTPEGAAGYHDERDPSAAAVKAWLGQGHQRRL from the coding sequence ATGAGCCTGCGGCTCGAAGACCGCGAGGCGATCCGCGATATCCTCGCCGCCTATGCCCACGCGATCGACCGGCGACAATGGGCGATGATGGCGCGCCTGTTCCACCCCGAGGCCACCTTCCGTTTCGGGGTGATCGAGGGCGATTGGCGCGGTTTCGTGGAGCAGGCACGCGGCGTGATCGACCCCTGCCTTGCGACCCAGCACCAGGTTGGCCAAACGCTCTTCGGTTTCGACGGGCCGGACACCTGCCACACCGAAACCTACATGACCGCGATGCACACCATCCCGCCGGGTTATCCGCTCACCGCAGTGTTCCCCGACAAGGGGCTGATCTATTCCGCGATCGTCGCCGGGCGCTATGTCGACCGGTTCGAACGGCGCGGCGGCGAATGGCGCATCGCGCAGCGCACCGGGCTTTACGACTGGCGCGAGTTCCGGCTGGCCGAAGGCGCCGACCTGTCCGACACGCCCGAAGGCGCGGCGGGCTATCACGACGAACGCGATCCTTCGGCCGCCGCGGTCAAGGCGTGGCTCGGCCAGGGCCATCAGCGGCGGCTATGA
- a CDS encoding putative quinol monooxygenase, translating to MAKILISAQIDLDPAQREEALRTARPHIAAALAEKGCIHYDWSACAMNPARVNVFEEWESEDALAAHFRDPAYTGMRDHIGKFGITGAVSNKYRVDAEAPVYNAQGNASEAFD from the coding sequence ATGGCGAAAATTCTCATCTCGGCACAGATCGATCTCGACCCCGCACAGCGCGAGGAGGCGCTGCGCACTGCGCGCCCGCATATCGCGGCCGCGCTCGCGGAAAAAGGGTGCATCCACTACGACTGGAGCGCCTGCGCGATGAACCCCGCGCGGGTCAACGTGTTCGAAGAGTGGGAAAGCGAAGATGCGCTCGCCGCGCATTTCCGTGACCCTGCCTACACCGGGATGCGCGATCACATCGGCAAGTTCGGGATCACGGGCGCGGTCAGCAACAAGTATCGCGTCGATGCCGAAGCTCCGGTCTATAACGCTCAAGGCAATGCGAGCGAGGCGTTCGACTGA
- a CDS encoding NADP-dependent oxidoreductase translates to MPTTTRQWLLNGHPRGRGIEIENDFKLATVELPDPGPGEMLLKTHYLGFDPAQKGWMENIADYVAPMNIGDVMRGSGIAEVVASNGGRFAVGDMVFGTTGWTEYLVTDGKELTRVETDLSPTAVLSALGTTGLTAYCGLFKVGKPVAGDTVLVSGAAGATGSIVGQLARIAGCRVVGIAGGQDKCDWLVREAGYDAAIDYKAGGVKEQIRALCPRGVDVIYDNVGGAILNDMLGQIATGARVVICGGISRYETGSLPAGPENYFNLVFRRGTMTGFIVLDWASEFPGIRKRLEGFVKDGRLKYQEDIQHGFENAPQTLQRLFTGQNRGKQMLKL, encoded by the coding sequence ATGCCCACCACCACCCGCCAATGGCTCTTGAACGGACACCCGCGCGGTCGCGGCATCGAGATCGAGAACGACTTCAAGCTCGCCACGGTCGAACTGCCCGATCCGGGCCCCGGCGAAATGCTGCTGAAGACGCATTACCTCGGCTTCGATCCGGCGCAGAAGGGCTGGATGGAGAACATCGCCGATTACGTTGCCCCGATGAACATCGGCGACGTGATGCGCGGCAGCGGGATTGCCGAGGTGGTCGCCTCGAACGGCGGGCGTTTTGCCGTGGGCGACATGGTGTTCGGCACCACCGGCTGGACCGAATACCTCGTCACCGATGGCAAGGAGCTGACCAGGGTCGAAACCGACCTGTCGCCCACCGCCGTCCTGTCGGCGCTCGGGACGACGGGGCTGACCGCCTATTGCGGGTTGTTCAAGGTGGGCAAGCCGGTGGCGGGCGATACCGTGCTGGTGTCGGGCGCGGCAGGGGCGACGGGAAGCATCGTTGGCCAACTTGCGCGAATCGCCGGGTGCCGCGTGGTGGGCATCGCGGGGGGACAGGACAAGTGCGACTGGCTGGTGCGCGAGGCGGGCTATGACGCTGCGATCGATTACAAGGCTGGCGGCGTGAAGGAGCAGATCCGCGCGCTGTGCCCGCGCGGGGTCGATGTCATTTACGACAATGTCGGTGGCGCGATTCTGAACGATATGCTTGGCCAAATCGCCACCGGCGCGCGGGTGGTGATCTGCGGCGGGATAAGCCGCTACGAAACGGGGAGCCTCCCGGCGGGCCCCGAAAACTACTTCAACCTGGTCTTCCGCCGGGGCACGATGACGGGCTTCATCGTGCTCGACTGGGCGAGCGAATTCCCCGGTATCCGCAAGCGACTGGAAGGCTTCGTAAAGGATGGCCGCCTGAAATATCAGGAAGATATTCAGCACGGGTTCGAGAACGCGCCGCAGACCTTGCAGCGCTTGTTCACTGGGCAGAACCGCGGCAAGCAGATGCTCAAACTGTGA
- a CDS encoding SDR family NAD(P)-dependent oxidoreductase has translation MGQLQGKTAVVLGAGSAGNMGQAIARLFASHGARVMVAGRKDVPLAALAAEIAGEYALCDITSHAEVHALADHAAATLGRVDIAVNTTGWGLLASLEEITQDQLDRIVALQFKGVHHFLQAFVRVMRAQSPTGGSLISLSSATTRAIITNHAAYIGTKRGSEALMECIANDYGHLGIKANSVSPAFTDSPMTHDSFAVPGLTDAFLPRYPLGRLNTVEDVAQACLWLSTDQAFVTGANIQPNGGLTLRGNPQAGDVAAAVSAAMAKGAQ, from the coding sequence ATGGGGCAGTTGCAGGGCAAAACCGCGGTGGTGCTGGGCGCGGGGTCGGCGGGGAATATGGGGCAGGCGATCGCGCGGCTGTTTGCTTCGCACGGCGCAAGGGTGATGGTGGCGGGCCGGAAGGATGTGCCGCTGGCGGCTTTGGCGGCTGAAATCGCTGGAGAATATGCGCTGTGCGATATCACGTCGCATGCCGAGGTCCACGCGCTGGCCGATCATGCGGCGGCTACCCTCGGCCGCGTCGATATCGCGGTCAACACCACCGGCTGGGGCCTGTTGGCGAGTCTCGAGGAGATCACGCAAGACCAGCTCGACCGGATTGTCGCGTTGCAATTCAAGGGGGTACATCATTTCCTGCAAGCCTTCGTGCGGGTGATGCGTGCGCAAAGCCCCACCGGGGGATCGCTGATCAGCCTGTCTTCGGCAACGACCAGGGCGATCATCACCAACCATGCGGCCTATATCGGCACCAAGCGCGGGAGCGAGGCGTTGATGGAATGTATCGCCAATGATTACGGGCACTTGGGCATCAAGGCCAATTCGGTCTCGCCCGCCTTTACCGACAGCCCGATGACGCATGACAGCTTTGCCGTGCCGGGGCTGACCGACGCTTTTCTGCCGCGTTATCCGCTGGGCAGGCTCAACACGGTCGAGGATGTCGCGCAGGCCTGCCTGTGGCTCAGCACCGATCAGGCGTTCGTGACGGGCGCGAATATCCAGCCCAATGGCGGGCTTACCCTGCGCGGCAATCCGCAGGCGGGCGATGTCGCCGCAGCGGTCAGCGCGGCGATGGCGAAAGGGGCGCAGTGA
- a CDS encoding molybdopterin-containing oxidoreductase family protein has protein sequence MGVQTFKTFCRFCHANCAMEADVVDGKVVEVRGDPDDPAYGGYTCMKGRELPDSHNSANRLHHSLVRNETGEFVPTPMDQALAHVASELRRIIDTHGPHSVAVFMGSGGFQNSAAMSASLSFAQAVGSRNFYTSVTLDQPAKVFTTARYGKWMAGPNTFSESDVAFFIGNNPIVSHYSPVGGVPPFSPSRRIRDQKAQGMKLIVADPRESDVARLADIYLPVKPGEDPAMLAGMLNVIISERLYDRNFVAAHVDGFDDLAEAVKAFPPEVAAARAGLDTEQLVAAARMFAQGSKGCAVTGTGPEMAGNGTLTEYLVVCLNTICARFKQDGEKAAIPGVFSPYQTARRAQVGPQVAMFGAEGMPKSRFRGLGHLGWEMPCNVLADEILTPGDGQVRALISVGGNPVVGFPDQVKMARALDDLELFVQIDPWMSASAKRADVVLAPSQCLEREDITSLSEWWHEEPYARYTEAVVEAPGDCIDEYEMFWTLAHHLGIRMNLAGGPLPMDRKPTKQEFLDLAVTGCLVSPSQVRADCAANGGGAVLYPEKHPVVEPVDESEFHRFDLAMGAMPSEIGKYAAASAAREGFDFRLISRRSKTRFNSIGHPLKKLQAKTTTNPAFIHPDDIAALGLEEGGLVAITSPHATIHGVVKASDKVRRGIVSMAHAYGDADTGKDDVRTRGASTNRLVSEVVDYDPITGQSLQSAIPVKLEPA, from the coding sequence ATGGGCGTTCAGACCTTCAAGACCTTCTGCCGTTTCTGCCATGCCAACTGCGCGATGGAAGCCGATGTGGTCGACGGAAAAGTGGTCGAGGTGCGCGGCGACCCGGACGATCCGGCCTATGGCGGCTACACCTGCATGAAGGGCCGCGAACTGCCCGACAGCCACAATTCGGCAAACCGGCTGCACCACTCGCTGGTGAGGAACGAGACGGGCGAATTCGTCCCGACCCCGATGGATCAGGCGCTTGCCCATGTCGCGAGCGAATTGCGGCGGATCATCGACACCCACGGCCCGCATTCGGTGGCGGTGTTCATGGGATCGGGCGGCTTCCAGAACTCCGCCGCCATGTCGGCTTCGCTCTCCTTCGCGCAAGCCGTGGGGAGCCGCAATTTCTACACCTCGGTGACATTGGACCAGCCTGCCAAGGTCTTCACCACCGCGCGCTACGGCAAGTGGATGGCGGGGCCGAACACGTTTAGCGAAAGCGATGTCGCCTTCTTCATCGGCAACAATCCGATCGTCTCGCACTATTCGCCGGTCGGCGGGGTGCCGCCCTTCAGCCCCTCGCGCCGCATCCGCGACCAGAAGGCGCAAGGCATGAAACTGATCGTCGCCGACCCGCGCGAGAGCGATGTGGCGCGGCTGGCCGACATCTATCTCCCCGTGAAGCCGGGCGAGGATCCGGCGATGCTGGCGGGGATGCTCAATGTCATCATTTCCGAGAGGCTGTACGACCGCAACTTCGTCGCCGCGCATGTCGACGGCTTCGACGATCTGGCCGAGGCGGTGAAGGCCTTCCCGCCCGAAGTCGCCGCCGCGCGTGCCGGGCTCGACACGGAGCAACTGGTCGCCGCCGCGCGGATGTTCGCGCAGGGTTCGAAGGGCTGCGCGGTGACCGGCACTGGCCCCGAAATGGCGGGCAACGGGACGCTGACCGAATATCTGGTGGTGTGCCTCAACACGATCTGCGCGCGCTTCAAGCAGGACGGGGAGAAAGCCGCGATCCCGGGCGTCTTCAGCCCCTACCAGACCGCGCGCCGCGCGCAGGTCGGGCCGCAGGTAGCCATGTTCGGCGCGGAAGGCATGCCCAAGTCGCGCTTCCGTGGGCTGGGCCACCTGGGGTGGGAGATGCCCTGCAACGTGCTGGCCGACGAAATTCTTACCCCCGGCGATGGTCAGGTGCGCGCGCTGATTTCGGTCGGCGGCAATCCGGTGGTGGGCTTCCCCGATCAGGTGAAAATGGCCCGCGCGCTCGACGATCTTGAGCTGTTCGTGCAGATCGACCCGTGGATGAGCGCCAGCGCCAAACGTGCCGATGTGGTGCTCGCGCCCTCGCAGTGTCTGGAGCGTGAGGACATCACCAGCCTCTCCGAATGGTGGCACGAGGAACCCTATGCCCGCTACACCGAGGCGGTGGTCGAGGCGCCGGGCGACTGCATCGACGAATACGAGATGTTCTGGACGCTGGCGCACCATCTGGGCATCCGGATGAACCTTGCGGGCGGCCCGCTGCCGATGGACAGGAAACCCACCAAGCAGGAATTCCTCGATCTTGCGGTGACCGGTTGCCTCGTCAGCCCAAGCCAGGTTCGCGCCGATTGCGCGGCCAATGGCGGGGGAGCGGTGCTCTATCCCGAAAAGCACCCGGTGGTGGAGCCGGTCGATGAGAGCGAGTTTCACCGCTTCGACCTTGCCATGGGGGCGATGCCTTCGGAGATCGGCAAGTATGCCGCCGCCAGCGCCGCGCGCGAGGGCTTCGATTTCCGCCTGATCTCGCGCCGCTCGAAGACGCGGTTCAATTCGATCGGGCATCCGCTCAAGAAATTGCAGGCCAAGACCACCACCAACCCCGCCTTCATCCACCCGGACGACATTGCGGCACTGGGCCTCGAGGAAGGCGGGCTGGTCGCGATCACCTCGCCGCACGCCACGATCCACGGGGTCGTCAAGGCGAGCGACAAGGTGCGGCGCGGGATCGTCTCGATGGCGCATGCTTACGGCGATGCCGATACGGGAAAGGACGATGTGCGCACCCGCGGCGCTTCCACCAACCGGCTGGTGAGCGAGGTGGTCGATTACGACCCGATCACCGGCCAGTCCTTGCAAAGCGCGATCCCGGTGAAGCTCGAACCGGCCTGA
- a CDS encoding limonene-1,2-epoxide hydrolase family protein, which translates to MSPQQTVEAFIAHWNACDTDAIMAMCAVDIIYHNIPMDPVVGTAQMRAVVEGFMRDIARCDWQTHAIAASGNTVLTERTDIFQFKDGRTAAIRVMGTFDIGADGRITGWRDYFDSAEFQREFASPNGGA; encoded by the coding sequence ATGAGCCCGCAGCAAACCGTCGAAGCCTTCATCGCGCATTGGAATGCCTGCGATACCGACGCGATCATGGCGATGTGCGCCGTGGATATCATCTACCACAATATCCCGATGGATCCGGTCGTCGGCACCGCGCAAATGCGCGCGGTGGTCGAAGGCTTCATGCGCGATATCGCCCGCTGCGACTGGCAGACCCACGCGATCGCGGCGAGCGGCAATACCGTGCTGACCGAGCGGACCGATATCTTCCAGTTCAAAGATGGGCGCACCGCGGCGATCCGCGTGATGGGCACCTTCGACATTGGTGCAGACGGCCGCATCACCGGCTGGCGCGACTATTTCGACAGCGCCGAATTCCAGCGCGAATTCGCGTCCCCCAACGGGGGCGCATGA
- a CDS encoding NADP-dependent oxidoreductase, which yields MPQNRRFLLQRRPNGTPVQDDFALVTEATSALEEGQFLIRNHYASLDPAMRGWMDAGGNYMPPIPLGDPVRASTIGVVEESRAEGFAPGQWVMGLNALEDYSIGVAGGFTQPIDPSLVPNITNYLSIFGAVGMTAYFGFLEVCEPKAGETVLVSGAAGAVGSLVGQLAKIHGCRAVGIAGGPAKCARLTEKYGFDAAIDYRGKDEAALTAAIAEACPDGVDVIFENVGGIILDAGLMNLNLHARVGLCGLISEYNTAPRGIRNLWQLIVKRAHIRGLLVADYVPRFAEGAAQMGVWAAQGKLAVDEHIDEGLEHAFDSFMRLFAGTNDGKMILKIA from the coding sequence ATGCCGCAGAACCGCCGATTTCTCCTCCAGCGCCGCCCGAACGGCACACCCGTTCAGGACGATTTCGCACTCGTCACCGAAGCCACGTCCGCGCTGGAAGAGGGCCAGTTCCTGATCCGCAACCATTACGCCTCGCTCGACCCGGCGATGCGCGGGTGGATGGATGCCGGCGGCAACTACATGCCGCCGATCCCCTTGGGCGATCCCGTTCGCGCGAGCACCATCGGCGTGGTCGAGGAAAGCCGGGCGGAAGGCTTTGCGCCCGGGCAATGGGTGATGGGGCTGAATGCGCTCGAGGACTATTCGATCGGCGTGGCAGGCGGGTTCACCCAGCCGATCGACCCTTCGCTGGTGCCGAACATCACCAACTACCTCTCGATCTTCGGCGCGGTCGGGATGACCGCCTATTTCGGCTTCCTCGAGGTGTGCGAACCGAAAGCGGGCGAGACCGTGCTTGTCTCCGGCGCGGCGGGTGCAGTCGGCAGTCTCGTCGGCCAGCTCGCCAAGATCCACGGCTGCCGCGCGGTCGGAATTGCCGGCGGCCCCGCAAAATGCGCGCGTCTGACCGAGAAATATGGCTTCGACGCCGCCATCGACTATCGCGGCAAGGATGAGGCCGCACTGACTGCCGCCATCGCTGAGGCCTGCCCTGATGGCGTCGACGTGATCTTCGAGAATGTCGGCGGGATCATCCTCGATGCGGGGCTGATGAACCTCAATCTTCATGCGCGCGTCGGGCTGTGCGGGCTGATCAGCGAATACAACACGGCGCCGCGCGGCATCCGCAACCTGTGGCAACTGATCGTCAAGCGCGCGCATATCCGAGGGCTGCTGGTCGCCGATTACGTCCCGCGTTTCGCCGAGGGCGCGGCGCAGATGGGCGTGTGGGCCGCGCAAGGCAAACTGGCGGTCGACGAGCATATCGACGAAGGGCTGGAGCACGCCTTCGACAGCTTCATGCGGCTGTTTGCGGGAACGAATGACGGCAAGATGATCCTCAAGATCGCCTGA
- a CDS encoding nuclear transport factor 2 family protein, protein MFTGPLEDRLAIHELNGTYADGVVRADAETWASVWAEDADWDLMGHQTHGRDAIVAFWKGAMGGLQAVSFHCVPCMIEVTGNTAKSRVQTQEILKPRDGKARHVGGLYEDELRKVDGRWLFTSRTFKIIAEFGVEG, encoded by the coding sequence ATGTTCACCGGACCGCTCGAAGATCGTCTCGCCATTCACGAGCTGAACGGCACCTATGCCGATGGCGTGGTGCGGGCGGATGCGGAGACCTGGGCGAGCGTCTGGGCCGAGGATGCCGACTGGGACCTGATGGGCCACCAGACCCATGGCAGGGACGCGATCGTCGCCTTCTGGAAGGGTGCGATGGGCGGATTGCAGGCGGTCAGCTTCCACTGCGTCCCCTGCATGATCGAAGTCACCGGAAACACGGCGAAATCGCGGGTGCAGACGCAGGAGATCCTCAAGCCCCGCGACGGCAAGGCGCGCCATGTCGGCGGACTTTACGAGGATGAATTGCGCAAGGTGGATGGCCGTTGGCTGTTCACCAGCCGCACCTTCAAGATCATCGCCGAATTCGGCGTGGAGGGCTGA
- a CDS encoding fatty acid--CoA ligase → MGETTALAAETYCDVVREHARVSGDVTAFSFAGEDISFAELDAGADRVASALAALGIGPGDRVAFLGKNHPLYFEAFLGANRIGAVMTPVNWRLAAPEVAYVLGNCCARVVFVGEGFADMLAGIRGDCPLVEQVIGIDAPDYAGTDYRTWRDGFSPSPPAHRVAAQDDALQLYTSGTTGKPKGAVITHGSLLSSRDGAAAGEEMRVWQQPIPGDVTLLAMPCFHISGTGTGIGTMVAGTCSIVLPEYDPTKALDLIENFNISKIFLVPAALQILLNHPRVGEVDFSRLKYVTYGASPIPLELMREAIRVMGCGFVQMYGMTETTGTIVALDPEDHVAEGSVRMRSVGKPLAGVEIKVIDEGGNAVPTGTVGEIATRSDKNMRGYWNNDAATRATIGPDGWLRTGDAGYLDADGYLYIHDRVKNMIISGGENVYPAEVENALYSHPKVADVAVIGVPDDKWGEAVKACVVLKPGEAMTEDEIIAHARTQIAGYKCPKSVDFIPALPRNPSGKILRRELRAPYWAGKDRAVN, encoded by the coding sequence ATGGGAGAGACAACAGCACTGGCCGCAGAGACATACTGCGACGTCGTCCGCGAGCATGCCCGCGTATCGGGCGATGTGACCGCCTTCAGTTTTGCGGGCGAGGACATCAGCTTCGCCGAGCTTGACGCGGGCGCCGACCGCGTGGCGAGCGCGCTGGCCGCACTGGGCATCGGCCCGGGCGACCGCGTGGCCTTCCTCGGCAAGAACCACCCGCTCTATTTCGAGGCGTTTCTGGGCGCGAACCGGATCGGCGCAGTGATGACCCCGGTCAACTGGCGGCTCGCCGCGCCCGAGGTCGCCTATGTGCTGGGCAACTGCTGCGCACGGGTGGTGTTCGTGGGCGAAGGCTTTGCCGACATGCTGGCGGGCATCCGCGGCGATTGCCCGCTGGTCGAACAGGTGATCGGGATCGACGCCCCCGATTACGCGGGCACCGATTACCGCACGTGGCGCGACGGCTTTTCGCCAAGCCCGCCCGCGCACCGCGTGGCTGCGCAGGACGATGCGCTGCAGCTTTACACCAGCGGCACCACCGGCAAGCCCAAGGGCGCGGTGATTACCCACGGGTCGCTGCTGTCGAGCCGCGACGGCGCGGCAGCGGGCGAAGAGATGCGGGTGTGGCAGCAGCCGATCCCCGGCGATGTCACCTTGCTGGCGATGCCCTGTTTCCACATTTCGGGCACCGGCACCGGGATCGGCACGATGGTGGCGGGCACCTGTTCGATCGTGCTGCCCGAATATGATCCGACCAAGGCGCTCGACCTGATCGAGAACTTCAACATCTCGAAAATCTTTCTCGTGCCCGCCGCCTTGCAGATCCTGCTCAACCACCCGCGCGTGGGCGAGGTCGATTTCAGCCGCCTCAAATACGTCACCTACGGCGCCTCGCCGATCCCGCTCGAACTGATGCGCGAGGCGATCCGGGTGATGGGCTGCGGGTTCGTGCAGATGTATGGCATGACCGAGACCACCGGCACGATCGTCGCACTCGATCCCGAAGATCACGTCGCCGAAGGATCGGTGCGGATGCGCAGCGTCGGCAAACCGCTAGCCGGGGTCGAGATCAAGGTGATCGACGAAGGCGGCAACGCGGTTCCCACCGGCACCGTGGGCGAGATCGCGACGCGCTCGGACAAGAACATGCGCGGCTATTGGAACAACGATGCCGCGACCCGCGCGACCATCGGTCCCGATGGCTGGCTGCGCACCGGGGACGCGGGCTATCTCGACGCGGACGGCTACCTCTATATCCACGACCGGGTGAAGAACATGATCATCTCAGGGGGAGAGAACGTCTATCCCGCCGAGGTCGAAAACGCGCTCTATTCGCATCCCAAGGTCGCCGATGTCGCAGTGATCGGCGTGCCGGACGACAAGTGGGGCGAGGCGGTAAAGGCTTGCGTGGTGCTGAAACCGGGCGAGGCAATGACCGAGGACGAGATCATCGCCCACGCGCGCACGCAGATTGCGGGCTACAAATGCCCCAAGTCGGTCGATTTCATCCCCGCGCTGCCGAGGAACCCTTCGGGCAAGATCCTGCGCCGCGAACTGCGCGCGCCCTATTGGGCAGGCAAGGACCGCGCGGTGAACTGA
- a CDS encoding SDR family NAD(P)-dependent oxidoreductase encodes MTLAGKIAAITGGTAGMGRGIAEAFLAQGASVALFARSPEKGAAVLAQLAAAGFGPDRVIFVAGDVMQQSDLEGFIDHVIAHFGTLDILVNNAGGAGDLQPLVDLSDHAFDEAMKWNVYSTFWATRRALPVMLAKAHGRVINISSMEGKHGKAVLTAYSAAKHAVNGLTKSLAREVGAAGVTVNAICPGIVITDIIRNNGPATAKAMGMELDEMIAMFAADSAIKRPNTVEEVAALAVLLASEAGGGITGQQISVDGGTAQY; translated from the coding sequence ATGACACTGGCAGGCAAGATCGCGGCGATCACCGGGGGCACCGCGGGCATGGGGCGCGGGATCGCGGAGGCGTTTCTGGCGCAAGGTGCAAGCGTCGCGCTGTTCGCGCGCAGCCCCGAAAAGGGCGCAGCCGTGCTCGCGCAACTTGCCGCGGCGGGCTTTGGCCCCGACCGCGTGATCTTTGTCGCGGGCGACGTGATGCAGCAGTCCGATCTCGAAGGCTTCATCGACCATGTGATCGCCCATTTCGGCACGCTCGACATTCTGGTCAACAATGCGGGCGGCGCGGGCGATTTGCAGCCGCTGGTCGATCTGTCCGATCACGCCTTTGACGAGGCGATGAAATGGAACGTCTATTCGACCTTCTGGGCAACGCGCCGCGCGCTGCCCGTGATGCTGGCCAAGGCGCACGGGCGGGTGATCAATATCTCCAGCATGGAAGGCAAGCACGGCAAGGCGGTGCTGACCGCCTATTCGGCGGCCAAGCACGCGGTCAACGGGCTGACCAAAAGCCTCGCGCGCGAAGTCGGCGCGGCCGGGGTCACGGTCAATGCGATCTGCCCCGGGATCGTGATTACCGACATCATCAGGAACAACGGCCCGGCCACCGCCAAGGCGATGGGGATGGAGCTTGACGAGATGATCGCGATGTTTGCCGCCGACAGCGCGATCAAGCGTCCGAACACGGTCGAAGAGGTCGCCGCGCTCGCGGTGCTGCTGGCGAGCGAGGCGGGCGGCGGGATCACCGGCCAGCAGATCAGCGTCGACGGCGGCACCGCGCAATATTGA
- a CDS encoding ThuA domain-containing protein has translation MRSLLVLSGGHPYAAGPFDELLAALGSREITHLIHPDGGEADAAEAILAADALLFYDMAGYSFGEGKVTMRAPSPAFRAAITARFASGKGAVAMHHALAGWAEWPEWHAWLGGAFHYQPGEHGPDSGYRHDVSYEARVVADHPVTRGLPASFPVTDELYLCPIDEAAITALVRAEGPAFTTDNFHSAAHAVAGAMFSNAGWQHPPGSNCIVWESRKCPAPLVYLQCGDGPATYANRHVRQMIAQALAYTSGGRA, from the coding sequence ATGCGCTCGCTGCTGGTTCTGTCCGGGGGGCACCCCTACGCGGCGGGGCCGTTCGACGAACTGCTCGCCGCGCTGGGGAGCCGGGAGATCACCCACCTGATCCACCCCGATGGCGGCGAGGCGGATGCGGCGGAGGCAATCCTCGCCGCCGATGCGCTGCTGTTCTACGACATGGCTGGCTACTCCTTCGGCGAGGGCAAGGTGACTATGCGCGCGCCCTCACCCGCCTTTCGCGCGGCGATCACCGCGCGCTTTGCCAGCGGCAAGGGCGCGGTCGCGATGCATCATGCGCTTGCCGGATGGGCGGAATGGCCGGAGTGGCACGCATGGCTTGGCGGGGCATTCCATTACCAGCCGGGGGAGCACGGGCCGGACTCCGGATACCGCCACGATGTTTCCTACGAGGCCCGCGTCGTGGCCGATCACCCGGTGACGCGCGGCCTGCCTGCCAGCTTCCCCGTCACCGACGAACTCTACCTTTGCCCCATCGACGAAGCCGCCATCACGGCGCTCGTCCGCGCGGAAGGGCCCGCCTTCACGACCGACAATTTCCATTCCGCCGCCCACGCGGTTGCAGGCGCGATGTTCAGCAACGCGGGCTGGCAGCACCCGCCGGGCAGCAATTGCATCGTCTGGGAAAGCCGCAAGTGCCCCGCGCCGCTGGTCTATCTGCAATGCGGCGATGGCCCTGCAACCTACGCCAACCGCCATGTCCGCCAGATGATCGCACAGGCGCTTGCCTACACCTCAGGAGGAAGAGCATGA